One Gossypium hirsutum isolate 1008001.06 chromosome A11, Gossypium_hirsutum_v2.1, whole genome shotgun sequence genomic window carries:
- the LOC107923355 gene encoding trihelix transcription factor ASIL1, with product MSNISPVADPTPGKKSQPLPWTHQETLNLIQAYQEKWYSLQRSKLKAWQWQEVVVTVAVRCGHLDDSPAKTALQCRHKMEKLRRRYRSERQGLASGAHWPYYDAMEALEHEPLPISARPLASLVPTRGLNFYSENGHEAGNNYYSNYVVEEEQEDYYYDDEEENNQFSKSRSINNILRRPSAVNRFSGFLSGGEGKD from the coding sequence ATGTCAAATATATCTCCGGTGGCCGACCCAACACCCGGAAAAAAGTCCCAACCCCTTCCATGGACACACCAAGAAACTCTCAACCTAATCCAAGCCTACCAAGAAAAATGGTATTCTCTCCAACGCAGCAAACTCAAAGCCTGGCAGTGGCAAGAAGTAGTTGTAACCGTCGCTGTACGCTGCGGCCACTTAGACGATTCACCCGCCAAAACCGCTCTCCAGTGCCGTCACAAGATGGAGAAGCTCCGCCGTCGTTACCGCTCCGAACGCCAAGGTCTCGCTTCGGGAGCCCATTGGCCTTATTACGACGCCATGGAAGCTCTCGAGCACGAGCCTTTGCCTATCTCGGCTCGACCGTTGGCTTCCTTGGTTCCTACCAGAGGGCTAAATTTCTATTCCGAAAATGGACATGAAGCTGGGAATAATTACTATAGCAACTACGTGGTCGAGGAGGAACAAGAAGATTATTAttatgatgatgaagaagaaaacAACCAGTTCAGTAAAAGCCGCAGTATTAACAATATATTGCGACGGCCGAGTGCTGTGAACCGGTTTTCTGGATTCTTAAGCGGGGGGGAAGGAAAGGATTAG